Proteins from a single region of Hydrogenispora ethanolica:
- a CDS encoding BMC domain-containing protein, with amino-acid sequence MNNQGQAIGLLEWKSIVLGVKATDALLKTAAVELLQAGSVCPGKYIALFGGEVGAVQSALEVAVRESKGDIVDQFLLARVDPALFPALAGATDIQPGGSLGIIETFSVAAAVQAADTAVKAAAVQLLEIRLARGMGGKSVVFFSGEVSAVRLAGEAAVKQVMESGMLLAWDVIPSPHPDLWAKLL; translated from the coding sequence ATGAATAATCAAGGTCAGGCCATTGGTTTATTGGAGTGGAAGAGCATCGTCCTGGGAGTCAAGGCCACCGACGCCTTGCTTAAAACGGCCGCGGTTGAACTGTTGCAGGCCGGCTCCGTCTGCCCGGGCAAATATATCGCCTTATTTGGGGGCGAAGTCGGGGCGGTTCAAAGCGCCTTGGAAGTTGCAGTCCGGGAGAGTAAGGGCGATATTGTCGATCAGTTTTTATTGGCCCGGGTCGATCCGGCGCTCTTTCCCGCTTTGGCCGGCGCAACAGATATCCAACCCGGGGGTTCGCTTGGAATTATCGAAACTTTTTCGGTCGCGGCCGCCGTCCAGGCCGCGGACACAGCCGTCAAAGCCGCGGCGGTTCAACTGCTGGAGATCCGCTTGGCGCGCGGGATGGGCGGCAAATCAGTGGTATTCTTCTCCGGCGAAGTCAGCGCGGTCCGCCTGGCGGGGGAAGCCGCAGTCAAGCAAGTGATGGAATCGGGGATGTTATTGGCGTGGGATGTTATACCCTCTCCTCATCCCGATCTATGGGCTAAATTGCTTTAA
- a CDS encoding 4Fe-4S dicluster domain-containing protein — MDLVETVRNSGVVGAGGAGFLTHVKLQAKPDTILINGAECEPLLRVDQELAAAHAERLAQGLAAALEATGAKQGIFALKNKYHQAETALNQAVKAYPNMRLCLLDDRYPAGDEQVLVYETTGRVVPPGGIPPAVGVTVLNVETLYNVALASQGQPVIIKYVTVTGAVAKPATVAVPLGTNFADLLELAGGPTTSRYGLIDGGPLMGKLAGIGDVVTKTTKGIIVLPEGHSCLTTRQVPLRAQIRRAAAVCCNCRMCTDLCPRYLLGHPLEPHRSLNAAAYGLVDSAAHYTQAYLCSECGVCDTFACPMGLSPRQLHQEMKRQLAAAGVANPFRDRPAAPRREREWRRIPSARLLARLNLSAYNVPAPLREEEFQPAMVTIPLKQGAGVAAQPTVQAGAYVNRGQVIAEPPPGKLGSIHHASIDGQVVQIDQAITIKAV, encoded by the coding sequence ATGGATTTGGTCGAAACGGTCCGGAATAGCGGAGTCGTCGGAGCCGGCGGGGCGGGGTTTCTCACTCACGTTAAATTGCAAGCGAAGCCGGACACGATCCTGATCAATGGCGCCGAGTGCGAACCTTTATTACGGGTCGATCAGGAACTTGCCGCCGCTCACGCCGAACGGCTCGCGCAAGGTTTAGCCGCCGCGTTGGAAGCCACCGGAGCGAAGCAAGGAATTTTCGCTCTGAAAAATAAGTATCATCAAGCGGAAACCGCGCTGAATCAGGCGGTCAAAGCTTATCCCAATATGCGCCTTTGCCTGCTGGATGATCGCTATCCGGCCGGCGATGAACAGGTCCTGGTTTATGAAACCACCGGCCGGGTCGTGCCGCCGGGAGGAATCCCGCCCGCGGTAGGAGTCACGGTCCTGAATGTGGAGACGCTTTATAACGTGGCGCTGGCTAGCCAGGGGCAACCGGTCATCATCAAATATGTCACGGTTACGGGAGCGGTTGCCAAACCCGCAACCGTGGCCGTGCCGCTCGGCACCAATTTTGCGGATCTGCTCGAATTGGCCGGCGGGCCGACCACCAGCCGTTACGGTTTGATTGACGGAGGGCCTTTGATGGGCAAGTTGGCCGGCATAGGTGACGTGGTCACCAAGACGACCAAAGGGATCATCGTTTTACCGGAAGGCCATTCCTGTTTGACGACCCGGCAGGTTCCCTTGCGGGCCCAGATTCGCCGGGCGGCTGCCGTCTGCTGCAATTGCCGGATGTGTACCGATCTTTGTCCCCGCTATTTGCTGGGGCATCCGTTGGAACCGCACCGTTCCCTCAATGCCGCGGCTTATGGCCTGGTGGATTCCGCCGCCCATTACACCCAGGCTTATCTCTGTTCCGAATGCGGCGTTTGCGACACTTTTGCCTGTCCGATGGGGCTTTCGCCCCGGCAATTGCACCAGGAGATGAAGCGCCAGTTGGCGGCCGCGGGAGTTGCCAATCCGTTCCGGGATCGTCCGGCTGCGCCCCGCCGCGAGCGGGAGTGGCGGCGGATCCCCTCCGCGCGCTTGCTGGCCCGGCTTAATCTATCCGCCTATAATGTTCCGGCGCCGTTACGGGAAGAAGAATTCCAGCCGGCGATGGTTACCATCCCCTTAAAGCAGGGGGCGGGCGTCGCGGCACAACCCACGGTGCAAGCCGGGGCCTACGTAAACCGGGGGCAAGTCATCGCCGAACCTCCGCCGGGGAAACTGGGCAGTATTCATCACGCCAGTATCGACGGCCAAGTGGTGCAGATCGATCAAGCGATTACGATTAAAGCGGTTTGA
- a CDS encoding aldehyde dehydrogenase: MVLDEQRIAAIVAEVIKGIKTAEPAGTDSGSGGIFQTVDAAIQAAAAAQRKLAAMGRTQREVLISAIRTAGIAQAEFLARKAQEATGFGRVEDKIQKNINAARLSPGTEDLVSGVQADDSGQLITEYAPFGLIVSITPATHPTAMIINQAIIFVAGGNAAFIAPHPRAQAASLSALKIINEAVIKAGGPPNVLTAVAEGTMETVAAAMKHPLTQLVTAAGGPGVEKAALEAGKKAIVAGPGNPPVIIDETADIARAAKQVIDGASFDNNILCIAEKVIFIVNSVADAFLAAAVHEGGQLIESNQAAAVTRLVVKEGRINTEFVGKNADSILKAAGIEPAAGVREVLFEAAADHPLVGLEQLMPVIPVVRVPDFQAAVAAAVQAEHGFRHTAMIHSGLAERIHYFGRMIDTTILVSNAPSFASLGIGGPGVFGHTIASSKTGEGVCTPKSFCRKRIHLNAAGRFI; this comes from the coding sequence CCCAACGCAAATTGGCGGCCATGGGCAGAACGCAACGGGAAGTCTTGATCAGCGCGATCCGTACGGCCGGAATCGCCCAGGCCGAGTTTCTGGCCCGCAAGGCGCAGGAGGCAACCGGATTCGGCCGGGTGGAGGATAAGATCCAAAAGAACATCAACGCCGCGCGGCTTTCGCCGGGAACCGAGGATCTCGTCTCCGGCGTGCAGGCCGATGACAGCGGTCAACTGATTACGGAATACGCACCGTTCGGATTGATCGTTTCGATCACTCCGGCGACCCATCCCACGGCGATGATCATCAATCAGGCGATCATCTTCGTGGCCGGAGGCAATGCCGCCTTTATCGCCCCGCACCCCCGGGCACAGGCCGCATCGTTAAGCGCCCTGAAAATCATCAATGAAGCGGTCATCAAAGCGGGTGGACCGCCCAATGTGCTGACCGCGGTGGCGGAAGGCACCATGGAGACGGTCGCGGCCGCCATGAAACATCCATTGACCCAATTGGTGACGGCGGCGGGAGGACCGGGCGTCGAGAAGGCGGCTTTGGAGGCCGGGAAAAAGGCGATTGTCGCCGGGCCGGGCAATCCGCCGGTGATCATCGATGAGACTGCCGATATCGCCCGCGCCGCGAAACAGGTTATCGACGGCGCCAGCTTCGATAATAACATTTTGTGTATCGCCGAAAAAGTGATTTTCATCGTCAACAGTGTCGCCGATGCCTTCCTGGCCGCCGCCGTCCATGAAGGAGGGCAGCTCATCGAGAGCAATCAGGCGGCCGCCGTCACCCGGCTGGTCGTGAAGGAAGGCCGCATTAACACCGAATTTGTCGGTAAGAACGCTGATTCTATCTTAAAAGCCGCCGGGATTGAACCAGCGGCCGGAGTGCGGGAGGTATTGTTTGAAGCGGCCGCCGATCATCCTTTGGTCGGTTTGGAACAGTTGATGCCGGTGATTCCGGTGGTCCGCGTTCCCGACTTTCAGGCGGCGGTGGCGGCAGCGGTCCAAGCCGAACACGGTTTTCGGCATACCGCGATGATTCATAGCGGCCTGGCGGAGCGGATTCACTATTTCGGCCGGATGATCGACACCACGATTTTGGTCAGCAATGCGCCATCCTTCGCCTCGTTGGGCATCGGCGGCCCCGGCGTGTTCGGCCATACCATCGCCAGCTCGAAAACGGGCGAGGGAGTTTGTACGCCGAAATCCTTCTGCCGCAAACGGATCCATCTGAACGCGGCGGGGAGGTTCATTTAG